Below is a genomic region from Lutra lutra chromosome 18, mLutLut1.2, whole genome shotgun sequence.
GGCGGTCTAGGAGGAAActaagggaagaggaggggagagcaaGAATGTTTATTCCCAGCTCAGCAATGTTCTCCTGGACCCTGCCCCTTCTAGCTGGCCCGCGAGATCCTCTCACCAGCCCCAAGCCCGGCGCCATGCACTTGTGTCCCAATTCCAAGGATGGGGTCGGAATGTAGATCCACAGGAGTCACATCACCCGCAGAcattcccccccttccccccaccgtGTCCCACCTCTTATCCCGGGACACCTTCAGCAACTTCCTCTGCGCCTTCCTCAGCTCCTCCTGGAAGCACTCGTGTTCCTGTATCACAGGCAAGGTGGACGCTGAGCCAACGGCCATCCGTAAAGGGGCCCGGAACCCGGCGACAGCTGACTCCTTTCTCCCTTTACACGTGGGTAAACTGAGGTCCTACCAGCTCCAGACCCCAACCCCCACAACCTCTCATCCCAGCACTCACGTAGATGAGGAACTTGAGCTTCCGCTTCAGGTTCCGGTATTTCTTCTTGTAGTCCACTTCGCCGTCCGCCGGCCCGTTCATGACCTGCCCCGGGAGCAGCGCCCAGCAGCAATCGGGCGTCCCGCTACCCAGAGCCTGCACAGCCCGGCCTCTCACGCCTTCGCTTCCGGATACTCCGCAAGGCTGTGTCCGCCGGGACTACAACTCCCAGCGTACCCCGCGCCCAAAGGCTCTGAACCACAGGGGCTGCCCTCTAAGGAACTCCAGGAAAAGAAAGTAGCTTCCAGGGGCTACGCGGAATATGGCGCCGGAGCGACGCGATGATATCATAAAGATGGCGGACGCCGGAGGTACCTTTACCGAGTCTGGATGTACTTAGCAATTGCAAGCCACAGCTTTCCCCCAGGGATTCCTAGTCTTCAGGCGAGGATATCCTTTTCCATCTGTCTTTCGAAATCACGGCTGCCTACCTAGTGCCAGTGACCACGAACGGAGGCAGTGTCGCGGATTGATTACGTTACACCCGAAGGTCGCCGGCGCCGAGTCGGTTTCTAACGAGAACTTTAAAAAACGACTGACCCTAAGAAAAGGGAGGAGCCGCGAACCCCTCCAACTACTTGAGGCAAGCAAGTTTCGTCTGGTAAAGTTCGGTCCAAGCGACTCGCAACCGACCCCCAACGGTCCCTCCCCTCACGGCGCCACGACCCAGCGAGTGCGCAAGCTCCTGTCAAACGCGGTGACGGaggctgaagagaaaaaaaggcgGGAGCCACCAATCCCAGGTGGAGGAAAATGGCGCGGGAGAACGAGATGCAGGAGTTCATCCGTAGCTTCTTCCGAGGCCGCCCGGACCTCAGGTACGCTAGAGGCTGGAGCTGGGGTTAGAAAGGGCAGGGGCGGGACGGGGACTCCGTCGTGACACATGTCTCCGCAGCACGCTCACGCACTCCATCGTGCGGCGAAGGTTCTTGGCTCACGCGGGCCGCGACCACCTGGAGCCCGACGAGAAGCAGGCGCTGAAGCGGCTGGTGGAGAAGGAGCTGCTGAAAGTGCAGGTGTGGGCGCGAGCCTGGGCCACGGGAAGGCGGGGTTTGTTGCTGAggaggaggggcctgggagggggtAGGGAACGCAAACTTGGTACATGTTTTGCCCTCGCGCGCACACAGGTGGATGAAGTGAGTGCCAGGGAAGAGAGGCCAGATCTTGCCAGGAAGGCAAAGAGGCCGCCCACCCCCAGCAGTGGCCCCGGGAGGAAAAGGTTCCGTTTCAATTCGGAGTCAGGTTAGTGTCTTCTGCGTAGTGGGTTCATTGAAAAAGTATTTCCTGTGCGTGTATTATATCCCAAGGCATTAGATGAGGGGACAAGGCCAGTGAGTCAGGAACCAGGAATGGGGTGGACTGATTGATAGCGGTGTTTCCTGTTGCTCTTCCCTCCATCTGTCAGAGGCAACCAACCctaagtggagggagagggacaggaggaaCCCATCCCaatattcttttctctccatGTTCCAGAGCCCAGCTCTGCAGCCTCCAGTCCAGGCTGTTTTGGCCCCTCAGCAAAGAATGGGATGGCGGCAGAAGAAGTCAGTCCAGCTGAGGAGGAGAGTCCAAAGCGAGCCTCAAAGAAAGCCACTGAGGAGAGCAGTGATGAGGAAGAACAGCAAAGGGAACTGGCTGCAAAGACTGGATTAGAGAAGGTGGCGGCCAAGGAAagcagtgaggaggaggaagagggctctGCCAGAACAAGTAAGGTCTCAAAAGAAGAGAGCAgtgaggaagatgaggaagaggaggaggaatctAAAGGCAGGATTAGGAAGGAAACTGTGACCAGGAATAAGCAGGCACCAGGCAAAACCTCAGCCGATGGGAAGCAGGCCAGGGAGGAGAGTGAGGACAGTGAGGAGGAACCTATCCAGACGacaagaaagaaggcagagggaaagaaacttGCTAAAAGCCACCAGGAAAGTGAAAAGGACAGTGAGGAGGAGGACACCCTAGccaaaaagaaagacaacagagaggaagaggaggaaaattggaaagctgGAGCCCGGGGCAATGGAGGGAAAAAGTCATCTTGGGAGGAGAGAAGCTCTAAGCAGAAAAGCAGAACAGCAAGGCTGCTAGGAGActcagaggacagagagggacaaaaggaaaaagcagcagcaggcagCGGGGATGACAGCGGGGGAGATGACGAGCCCCtggtgcagaggaagagaaaggacagaacCTCACAGAAGCGTGGGAAAAGGCAGAGTGGAAGCACCGAGGATGGGAGAGACGGCTGGAAAAAGCTGCAGCCAACTACTGAAGGCGCTGGAAAGACAGCCAAAGCGGGCAGTATCAGTGGTGAGGCGAGCGACTCGGGGAGGGAGGTGAGTGACAGTGAGGCAGAGGGTAGCCctaagcgggagagggagaacccCTCTTTCAAGAAGAGCTCCAGGAAAGGCAGGACACgaagctcctcctcctcttccacagATGGCAGTCCGGAACCCAAAGGCAGGAAGGTGAGGGTGACGATGGGGTGGGAGGCCACCTTTAGGGAAGAGGGAGACCCTGACTCAAGTCCAGAAGGTTTGGCCTGCAGCTGCCATCTTTCTTCGGCAGGCTGGCTCTGGTCGCCGCGGTGAGGACCACCCGGCTGTGATGAGGCTGAAGCGTTACATTCGGGCCTGCGGTGCCCATCGCAACTACAAGAAGCTGCTGGGCCCCTGCCGCTCACACAAGGAGCGCCTCAGTGTCCTCCGGGCAGAGCTGGAAGCCCTGGGCATGAAGGGTGAGGCCGGGTATGCCCTGGGGGCTGCAGGAGAGGGCCTGGGCGGCTGGGGAAGAGAGGGTCACCAGCCTCTTCTGC
It encodes:
- the HIRIP3 gene encoding HIRA-interacting protein 3, which encodes MARENEMQEFIRSFFRGRPDLSTLTHSIVRRRFLAHAGRDHLEPDEKQALKRLVEKELLKVQVDEVSAREERPDLARKAKRPPTPSSGPGRKRFRFNSESEPSSAASSPGCFGPSAKNGMAAEEVSPAEEESPKRASKKATEESSDEEEQQRELAAKTGLEKVAAKESSEEEEEGSARTSKVSKEESSEEDEEEEEESKGRIRKETVTRNKQAPGKTSADGKQAREESEDSEEEPIQTTRKKAEGKKLAKSHQESEKDSEEEDTLAKKKDNREEEEENWKAGARGNGGKKSSWEERSSKQKSRTARLLGDSEDREGQKEKAAAGSGDDSGGDDEPLVQRKRKDRTSQKRGKRQSGSTEDGRDGWKKLQPTTEGAGKTAKAGSISGEASDSGREVSDSEAEGSPKRERENPSFKKSSRKGRTRSSSSSSTDGSPEPKGRKAGSGRRGEDHPAVMRLKRYIRACGAHRNYKKLLGPCRSHKERLSVLRAELEALGMKGNPSLEKCRALKEQREEAAEVASLDVTNIISGSGRPRRRTAWNPSREADTPGELYRRTLGSEDEQPRAPPPDWSHMRGIISSDGESN